The following are from one region of the Mauremys reevesii isolate NIE-2019 linkage group 2, ASM1616193v1, whole genome shotgun sequence genome:
- the SMIM13 gene encoding small integral membrane protein 13 → MWQSVGLTLLVIVATLACVLLFMLCGWYVVWQLFLSKFKFLRELIGDTGSQQGDNEPSESEAEQETPLTPQRGRQKSARQRRAPAEEAT, encoded by the exons ATGTGGCAGAGCGTCGGGCTGACGCTGCTGGTGATCGTGGCCACCCTGGCCTGTGTGCTCCTGTTCATGCTGTGCG GTTGGTATGTGGTGTGGCAACTGTTTTTATCTAAATTCAAGTTCCTGAGAGAGTTGATAGgagacacaggatcccagcagggGGATAATGAGCCTTCAGAGTCTGAAGCTGAACAGGAGACTCCACTCACTCCACAGAGAGGTAGACAGAAATCAGCACGACAAAGAAGGGCACCAGCAGAAGAAGCAACTTAA